One segment of Panicum virgatum strain AP13 chromosome 1K, P.virgatum_v5, whole genome shotgun sequence DNA contains the following:
- the LOC120653682 gene encoding PE-PGRS family protein PE_PGRS26-like, producing MATRGGRGGKGGQPFEPGQPGHMFTFGGPHGGDGGTGGTGGVLGIGGRGGDGGLGGNGGRAGNGGEGGPGQPGGDGGRGGDGGPPGANGYGGRGGDGGPSGPPLSTAPSPLQLRKRRGGPSGGRGVGMFGQPGEPGQPGQVGGSGGTGGRGGRGGRPGEPGQPGQGGGRGGRGGRGDRGGRPGGVPGARGGAGGRGGTAGPDGREGKGGRGGDGGPGGHGGPGGASSRKRRHGRSRANLHRQEEEREQLDQTFVTSV from the coding sequence ATGGCAACCaggggaggacgcggcggcaAGGGAGGGCAGCCGTTCGAGCCCGGGCAACCGGGGCATATGTTTACTTTCGGTGGCCctcacggcggcgacggcggcacagGGGGCACCGGCGGCGTTCTCGGCATCGGAGGccgcggtggcgacggcggcctaGGAGGCAACGGAGGCCGCGCCGGCAACGGAGGTGAAGGCGGACCCGGCCAACcgggcggggacggcggccgcggcggggacgGTGGGCCCCCCGGGGCCAACGGgtacggcgggcgcggcggggacggcgggcCAAGCGGTCCCCCGTTGTCAACTGCGCCCTCACCGCTGCAGCTGCGTAAACGACGTGGTGGGCCGAGCGGAGGACGCGGCGTCGGCATGTTCGGCCAGCCGGGTGAGCCCGGCCAACCGGGCCAGGTCGGCGGTAGCGGCGGCACgggaggacgcggcggcagGGGAGGACGGCCGGGCGAGCCCGGCCAACCgggccagggcggcggccgcggcggtagGGGAGGACGCGGCGACAGGGGAGGACGGCCGGGCGGTGtccccggcgcccgcggcggcgccggaggtaGAGGCGGGACCGCCGGGCCCGACGGGCGGGAAGGAaaaggcgggcgcggcggggacggcgggcCCGGCGGGCACGGCGGACCCGGCGGAGCCTCGTCACGTAAACGGCGTCATGGGCGGAGCAGAGCCAATCTGCATaggcaggaggaggagagggagcagCTTGACCAAACATTTGTTACTTCGGTGTGA